The following coding sequences lie in one Deinococcus radiopugnans ATCC 19172 genomic window:
- a CDS encoding cupin domain-containing protein — protein MKHIPSQELTARPAPEANFTGQVWMERQAEGVLRVTFTPGARTAWHTHPQGQTLVVLSGVGRVQKRGEAALTMTAGDVVQIDAGEEHWHGAAPDSLMQHLAINAGETVWMAKVTDAEYGG, from the coding sequence ATGAAACACATCCCCAGCCAAGAACTGACCGCCCGCCCCGCTCCCGAGGCCAATTTCACCGGACAGGTCTGGATGGAACGGCAGGCCGAGGGGGTGCTGCGTGTGACCTTCACCCCCGGCGCGCGGACGGCGTGGCACACGCACCCGCAAGGGCAAACATTGGTCGTCCTGAGCGGCGTGGGCCGGGTGCAGAAGCGCGGCGAGGCGGCCCTGACCATGACCGCCGGGGACGTGGTGCAGATTGACGCGGGCGAGGAACACTGGCACGGCGCGGCCCCCGATTCGCTGATGCAACACCTCGCCATCAACGCGGGCGAAACGGTGTGGATGGCGAAGGTGACGGACGCGGAATACGGTGGCTAG
- a CDS encoding DUF3084 domain-containing protein, translated as MLWLFLPFVVVLSGVVAYAADTIARKAGRKHIRLFGLRPKTTALLVAVASGMAISAASLAAFLLLNRSAVATIAEADQLRPRIESLRQEVGAVQGELKSVQRERDQAQREADQSAKLQAQAEASLKTIRSQLNTTRAAEKTLREETRTLQGQVDEQTATLKTLEARAAENRQKLAASEKALKASRARAQILDSQVVELNTRVALAEQEAQSAQERADGAQATAQAQQDRAAAAQASARAEQDKAVAAQAQARKQVQAAQAQAEQQVAAAQASVQQARQSAAAQIRAAGRQVTDLKAQVATLEQSRQQAANALTVALAAASAAKQQQQAAQQARDQLTAQRDALTAQRDKLVADQARLVRERDQAARERTQATADRDKVRRDLTALQQQQRQLQASNDELKNSNDSLARALADARASLGKLQDENLSSRTELSASRNTDLAYPKNELVYAAVVPGVRNLDQFLKDAAGAAQARGARGTASSPSARLSGSARTALETKLRGLNASTFVQCRAAQNAAVGFPVDLSCDARPNTVLYRGGEIIRRVNVTLSSDPRVLQDQINDLVRDAVTDITTRGVPSEYILNKGLDVSELVTLLERLGRRTGTTAVVGVAARDDVRPSMRVDLYPVLP; from the coding sequence GTGCTGTGGCTGTTTCTGCCCTTCGTGGTGGTGTTGTCGGGCGTGGTGGCCTACGCGGCCGACACCATTGCCCGCAAGGCCGGGCGCAAGCACATCCGCCTCTTCGGGCTGCGGCCCAAAACCACGGCGCTGCTGGTCGCGGTGGCGTCGGGCATGGCGATCAGCGCGGCCAGTCTGGCGGCCTTCTTGCTGCTTAACCGGAGCGCCGTGGCCACCATTGCCGAGGCCGATCAGCTGCGCCCACGCATCGAGTCGCTGCGCCAGGAGGTGGGCGCGGTGCAGGGTGAGCTGAAGTCGGTGCAGCGGGAGCGCGATCAGGCGCAGCGCGAGGCGGACCAGTCGGCAAAATTGCAGGCCCAGGCCGAGGCCAGCCTGAAGACGATTCGCAGTCAGCTGAACACCACGCGGGCCGCCGAAAAGACCCTGCGTGAGGAGACCAGAACCCTGCAGGGGCAGGTCGACGAGCAGACCGCCACCCTGAAGACCCTGGAGGCCCGCGCCGCCGAGAACCGTCAGAAGCTCGCGGCCTCCGAAAAGGCCCTGAAAGCCAGCCGGGCCCGCGCGCAGATACTGGACAGTCAGGTGGTGGAACTCAACACCCGCGTCGCCCTGGCCGAACAGGAGGCGCAGTCGGCCCAGGAGCGCGCGGATGGGGCGCAGGCCACGGCGCAGGCGCAGCAGGACCGGGCGGCGGCGGCGCAGGCCAGTGCCCGGGCCGAGCAGGACAAGGCCGTGGCCGCCCAGGCACAGGCCCGGAAGCAGGTGCAGGCCGCGCAGGCCCAGGCCGAGCAGCAGGTGGCGGCGGCCCAGGCCAGCGTGCAGCAGGCGCGGCAAAGCGCCGCCGCGCAGATCAGGGCCGCCGGGAGGCAGGTCACGGACCTCAAGGCCCAGGTGGCCACCCTGGAACAGTCCCGTCAGCAGGCGGCCAACGCCCTGACCGTGGCGCTGGCCGCCGCCAGCGCCGCCAAACAGCAGCAGCAGGCCGCCCAGCAGGCCCGCGATCAGCTCACGGCGCAGCGCGACGCCCTGACAGCCCAGCGCGACAAGCTGGTGGCCGATCAGGCCCGGCTGGTCCGGGAGCGCGATCAGGCGGCGCGGGAGCGCACCCAGGCCACGGCGGACCGCGACAAGGTCCGCCGGGACCTGACGGCCCTGCAGCAGCAGCAGCGCCAGCTGCAGGCCAGCAACGACGAACTCAAGAACAGCAACGACTCGCTGGCCCGCGCCCTGGCCGACGCCCGCGCCAGCCTGGGCAAGCTGCAGGACGAGAACCTGTCCAGCCGCACCGAACTGAGCGCCAGCCGCAACACCGATCTGGCCTATCCCAAAAACGAGCTGGTCTACGCCGCCGTGGTGCCGGGCGTGCGCAACCTGGACCAGTTTCTGAAGGACGCGGCGGGGGCGGCCCAGGCGCGCGGCGCCCGCGGCACGGCCAGTTCCCCCAGCGCCCGCCTGAGCGGCAGCGCCCGCACCGCGCTGGAGACCAAGCTGCGCGGCCTGAACGCCAGCACCTTCGTGCAGTGCCGCGCTGCCCAGAACGCCGCCGTGGGCTTTCCGGTGGACCTGAGCTGCGACGCCCGCCCCAACACCGTGCTGTACCGCGGGGGCGAGATCATCCGGCGCGTCAACGTCACGCTGAGCAGCGACCCGCGCGTTCTTCAGGACCAGATCAACGACCTGGTGCGCGACGCCGTGACCGACATCACCACGCGCGGCGTGCCCAGCGAGTACATCCTGAACAAGGGGCTGGACGTGTCCGAGCTGGTGACCCTGCTGGAGCGCCTGGGCCGGCGCACCGGCACCACCGCCGTAGTGGGCGTGGCCGCGCGGGACGACGTGAGGCCCAGCATGCGGGTGGACCTGTACCCGGTGCTGCCGTAA
- the lptB gene encoding LPS export ABC transporter ATP-binding protein, producing MTAPAPHTPSSPATTPVSAEAQLQVRPDLVARGLSKAYGRRAVVRDVDFTVRPGEIVALFGPNGAGKTTTFYMLVGFIRPGGGTITLGDRDVTRLPMHERARMGLGYLPQEPSAFRKLSARDNLLAILEYQNLSKAEQLERADALLAEFGLSHLADSFAYQLSGGERRRLELARALTTDPDYLLLDEPFTGVDPKSIREIQRLIRELRDRRGIGVFITDHNVRETIALTDRVYLMFDGQVKFEGTPQEFARDTHARNDYLGDDFEL from the coding sequence GTGACCGCGCCCGCCCCACACACCCCGAGTTCTCCGGCCACGACGCCGGTTTCCGCCGAGGCACAGCTTCAGGTGCGGCCCGATCTGGTGGCGCGCGGCCTGAGCAAAGCCTACGGGCGGCGGGCGGTGGTGCGGGACGTGGACTTCACGGTGCGGCCCGGCGAGATCGTGGCGCTGTTCGGCCCCAACGGGGCAGGCAAGACCACCACCTTCTATATGCTGGTGGGCTTTATCCGTCCGGGCGGCGGCACCATCACCCTGGGCGACCGCGACGTGACCCGCCTGCCCATGCACGAGCGCGCCCGCATGGGCCTGGGCTACCTGCCGCAGGAACCCAGCGCCTTTCGCAAGCTCTCGGCCCGCGACAACCTGCTGGCGATCTTGGAGTACCAGAACCTGTCAAAAGCCGAGCAGCTCGAGCGCGCCGACGCGCTGCTGGCCGAGTTCGGCCTGAGCCATCTGGCAGACAGCTTCGCCTACCAGCTGTCGGGCGGGGAGCGCCGCCGCCTGGAACTGGCCCGCGCCCTGACCACCGATCCGGACTACCTGCTGCTGGACGAGCCGTTTACCGGGGTAGACCCCAAGAGCATCCGCGAGATTCAGCGGCTGATCCGCGAGCTGCGCGACCGCCGGGGCATCGGCGTGTTCATCACCGATCACAACGTCCGCGAGACCATCGCCCTGACGGACCGCGTCTACCTGATGTTCGACGGTCAGGTCAAGTTCGAGGGCACGCCCCAGGAGTTCGCGCGGGACACGCACGCCCGCAACGACTACCTGGGCGACGACTTTGAGCTGTAG
- a CDS encoding Lrp/AsnC family transcriptional regulator produces MSQNTLDSTDKQILTILQRDARLPNTELADEIGLTPAPTLRRVRRLEEEGIIQRYVALLDHKKVGRDLLVLVRVTLDKQTRQGFNDFAAQMQARPEVLECYLCLGDIDYLLKVSVPDLDAYQHFLVNTLAAIPGVRNTASTILVKQEKYTTSLPLD; encoded by the coding sequence ATGTCTCAAAACACCCTCGACTCGACGGACAAGCAGATTCTGACCATCCTGCAGCGCGACGCCCGGCTGCCCAACACCGAACTGGCCGACGAGATCGGCCTGACGCCCGCGCCGACACTGCGCCGCGTGCGTCGGCTGGAGGAGGAGGGCATCATTCAGCGCTACGTGGCCCTGCTGGATCACAAGAAGGTGGGGCGCGACCTGCTGGTGCTGGTGCGCGTCACGCTGGACAAGCAGACCCGCCAGGGCTTCAACGACTTCGCCGCGCAGATGCAGGCCCGCCCCGAGGTGCTGGAATGCTACCTGTGCCTGGGCGACATCGACTACCTGCTGAAGGTCAGCGTGCCTGACCTGGACGCCTATCAGCACTTTCTGGTCAACACGCTGGCCGCCATTCCCGGCGTGCGCAACACCGCCAGCACCATTCTGGTCAAGCAGGAGAAGTACACCACCAGCCTGCCGCTGGACTGA
- the ald gene encoding alanine dehydrogenase, producing the protein MQIGLPKEIKVKENRVALTPGGVGTLVRRGHSVVVQEGAGVGSGLRDQEYIDAGATIGSAEDAWAAEMVVKVKEPIAAEYKYLRDDLLLFTYLHLAADRPLTEALLAAGTTGVAYETVQAEDLSLPLLTPMSEVAGRLSVQAGAYHLQKPVGGRGVLLGGVPGVQPGHVVILGGGVVGTNAAKMAMGLGARVTILDVSHRRLTYLDDVFFGRLRTMMSSEGNIRALLPETDLLIGAVLIPGAKAPHLVTRDMLGLMQEGSVIADVAVDQGGCVETIHATTHDDPTYVEGGVVHYGVANMPGAVPRTSTFALTNATFPYVQLLADHGLDVLRGHAALQLGVNTHRGQLTYQGVADAFGLPYVQTEEALGRWSAQAQ; encoded by the coding sequence ATGCAGATCGGACTTCCCAAAGAAATCAAGGTCAAGGAAAACCGCGTCGCCCTCACGCCGGGCGGGGTGGGCACGCTGGTGCGGCGCGGCCACAGCGTCGTCGTTCAGGAGGGCGCAGGGGTGGGCAGCGGCCTGCGCGACCAGGAATACATCGACGCGGGCGCCACCATTGGCAGCGCCGAGGACGCCTGGGCCGCCGAGATGGTGGTCAAGGTCAAGGAGCCCATTGCCGCCGAGTACAAGTATTTGCGCGATGACCTGCTGCTGTTCACCTACCTGCACCTGGCCGCCGACCGGCCACTGACCGAGGCGCTGCTCGCGGCGGGCACCACTGGCGTGGCCTACGAGACCGTACAGGCCGAGGATCTCAGTCTGCCGTTGCTGACCCCCATGAGCGAGGTGGCGGGCCGCCTGAGCGTGCAGGCCGGGGCGTACCACCTGCAGAAGCCGGTGGGCGGGCGCGGCGTGCTGCTGGGCGGCGTGCCCGGCGTGCAGCCGGGACATGTGGTGATTCTGGGCGGCGGCGTGGTGGGCACCAACGCGGCCAAGATGGCGATGGGCCTGGGCGCGCGGGTCACCATCCTGGACGTCAGCCACCGCCGACTGACCTACCTGGACGACGTGTTCTTTGGCCGCCTGCGCACCATGATGAGCAGTGAGGGCAACATCCGCGCCCTGCTGCCCGAGACTGACCTGCTGATCGGGGCCGTGCTGATTCCCGGCGCCAAGGCCCCGCATCTGGTCACCCGTGACATGCTGGGCCTGATGCAGGAGGGCAGCGTGATCGCCGACGTGGCGGTGGATCAGGGCGGTTGCGTGGAGACCATTCACGCCACCACCCACGACGATCCCACCTACGTGGAAGGCGGCGTGGTGCATTACGGCGTCGCCAACATGCCGGGGGCCGTGCCGCGCACCAGCACCTTCGCCCTGACCAACGCCACTTTCCCCTACGTCCAGCTGCTGGCCGATCACGGCCTCGACGTGCTGCGCGGTCATGCGGCGCTGCAACTGGGCGTCAACACCCACCGGGGCCAGCTGACCTACCAGGGCGTGGCCGACGCCTTCGGCCTGCCGTATGTCCAGACTGAGGAAGCCCTGGGCCGGTGGAGCGCCCAGGCGCAGTAG
- a CDS encoding DinB family protein yields the protein MTRPRSGDYPPFYARYAGLAPEDDVVGAMLAQAPLTRAAILSFAERPDFRYAPDKWSVKGVMGHMADTERVFGFRALWFARADPSPLPGFEQDGWMAASDFEAQPLEALLAGFEAARTSNLHLLRQLAPEAWERRGQASGHDFTVRAYAHLLLGHERAHLQILAERYT from the coding sequence GTGACCCGTCCCCGATCCGGCGACTATCCGCCCTTCTACGCCCGCTACGCTGGCCTCGCGCCCGAGGATGACGTGGTGGGCGCGATGCTGGCGCAGGCCCCGCTGACCCGCGCCGCGATTCTGAGTTTCGCGGAGCGCCCCGACTTCCGCTACGCCCCCGACAAGTGGAGCGTGAAGGGGGTGATGGGTCACATGGCCGACACCGAGCGTGTGTTCGGCTTCCGGGCGCTGTGGTTTGCCCGCGCCGATCCCTCGCCTCTGCCCGGCTTCGAGCAGGACGGCTGGATGGCCGCCAGCGACTTTGAGGCGCAACCGCTGGAAGCCCTGCTGGCCGGCTTCGAGGCCGCCCGCACCAGCAACCTGCACCTGCTGCGCCAGCTTGCGCCGGAGGCCTGGGAACGGCGTGGGCAGGCCAGCGGGCATGACTTCACGGTGCGGGCCTACGCCCACCTGTTGCTGGGCCACGAGCGGGCGCACCTTCAGATTCTGGCCGAGCGGTATACTTGA
- a CDS encoding DUF6194 family protein, translated as MNLKKAKVMTSPDVAAIATYLTAPPYHAEVTEALSALFFFAPPDARQPADHRRPFATLVISDDHDAASDLNRPGVFRLNIGVGRSTFQQLFAGEQPQAFTALDTLMPHPVYAGAHWVCVLNPSTATFDRLGPLLDEAYQMAKARLARKQTLG; from the coding sequence ATGAATCTCAAGAAAGCTAAGGTCATGACCTCGCCAGATGTCGCCGCAATTGCCACCTACCTGACTGCGCCTCCCTACCACGCCGAGGTCACGGAGGCCCTGTCGGCCCTGTTCTTCTTCGCGCCGCCGGATGCCAGGCAGCCCGCCGATCACCGCAGGCCCTTCGCCACCCTCGTGATCAGCGATGACCATGATGCGGCCTCAGACCTGAACCGGCCCGGCGTTTTCCGGCTGAACATCGGGGTGGGGCGCTCCACCTTTCAGCAGCTGTTTGCTGGAGAACAGCCGCAGGCGTTCACCGCGCTGGACACCCTGATGCCGCACCCGGTGTATGCCGGCGCCCACTGGGTCTGCGTGTTGAATCCCAGCACCGCGACATTTGACAGGCTCGGCCCCCTGCTCGATGAGGCGTACCAAATGGCAAAAGCTCGGCTGGCCCGTAAGCAAACGCTGGGTTAA
- a CDS encoding phosphopentomutase, translating into MLLTIIVLDSVGAGELPDAQAFGDVGSHTINHTLEAAPVRLPNLARLGLGRVPTVHTSPETVPDVPAEGAYGRLREVSPGKDTSTGHWEFMGVQLEHAFQIFPDGFPPTVMDPFDAATGHGHLCNKPYSGTEVIRDYGREHLETGDPIVYTSGDSVFQIAAHEDVVPLETLYAWCEAARALLHGPYAVARVIARPFRGEWPFERANEHRRDFSLTPPPTVLDAVKDAGEAVIGIGKIPDIYAHQGFTEEIHTDSNADGLRKTIDRMKQAGQDGTSGLIFTNLVDFDSKFGHRRDPAGYSNCLAEFDAALPEIMASVPQDGALIITSDHGNDPTWTGTDHTREYGLLLAYRPGMDGGVDLGERATFADIGATAAEALGATWTGPGESFWQALK; encoded by the coding sequence ATGTTGCTGACCATTATCGTGCTGGATTCCGTGGGGGCGGGCGAGCTGCCCGACGCGCAGGCGTTCGGGGACGTGGGGTCCCACACCATCAACCACACGCTGGAGGCCGCACCCGTGCGGCTTCCCAACCTGGCGCGGCTGGGGCTGGGCCGCGTGCCCACGGTCCACACCTCGCCCGAGACCGTGCCGGACGTGCCGGCCGAGGGCGCCTACGGGCGGCTGCGCGAGGTCAGCCCCGGCAAGGACACCTCCACCGGGCACTGGGAATTCATGGGCGTGCAGCTGGAACACGCCTTCCAGATCTTCCCCGACGGCTTCCCGCCGACCGTGATGGACCCCTTCGACGCCGCCACCGGCCACGGCCACCTGTGCAACAAACCGTACAGCGGCACGGAAGTGATCCGCGACTACGGCCGGGAGCACCTGGAAACCGGCGATCCCATCGTGTACACCAGCGGCGACAGCGTGTTCCAGATCGCCGCGCACGAGGACGTGGTGCCGCTGGAGACGCTGTACGCGTGGTGCGAGGCCGCCCGCGCCCTGCTGCACGGCCCGTACGCCGTGGCCCGCGTGATCGCCCGGCCTTTCCGGGGCGAGTGGCCCTTCGAGCGCGCCAACGAACACCGCCGCGACTTCAGCCTGACGCCGCCGCCCACGGTGCTGGACGCCGTCAAGGACGCGGGCGAGGCGGTGATCGGCATCGGCAAGATTCCCGACATCTACGCCCACCAGGGCTTTACCGAGGAAATCCACACCGACAGCAACGCCGACGGCCTCCGCAAGACGATTGACCGCATGAAACAGGCGGGCCAGGACGGCACCTCGGGGCTGATTTTTACCAATCTGGTGGACTTCGACTCCAAGTTCGGCCACCGCCGCGATCCGGCCGGCTACAGCAACTGCTTGGCCGAATTCGACGCGGCGCTGCCTGAAATTATGGCGAGCGTGCCCCAGGACGGAGCGCTGATCATCACCAGCGATCACGGCAACGATCCCACCTGGACGGGGACCGACCACACCCGCGAGTACGGGCTGCTGCTGGCGTACCGGCCGGGCATGGATGGCGGCGTCGATCTGGGCGAGCGTGCCACCTTCGCCGACATCGGCGCGACGGCTGCCGAAGCGCTGGGCGCGACGTGGACCGGGCCGGGTGAGAGCTTCTGGCAGGCGCTGAAGTAA
- a CDS encoding 8-oxoguanine deaminase, with protein MNPTRTVLRRIHALIPMTGERLSPTPPLSDAALVLEGQQIVWVGLDSQLPAELLGGATVRDLSGHVVLPGLVNTHHHLYQTLTRCLAVDSGLFDWLKTLYPIWLNLTPEAAYDSAQLGLAELALSGCTTSSDHLYLYPNGVTLDDTIRAAGDLGLRFHATRGSMSLGESQGGLPPDRAVEREDAILADSARLIDTFHDPARLAMTRIALAPCSPFSVTGDLMRESAVLAREKGVMLHTHLAETADEDAFCLSKFGLRPLDYAESLGWTGPDVWFAHGVHFSAGDAVRLGACGCGVAHCPSSNMRLASGIAPTRTLLEAGVRVALGVDGSASNDGSHLLAEARQALLSSRVRGVPGQAPNAADALTAHDALWLATRGGASVLNLDDIGQLAPGFAADVIAIDLRDLGYSGARHDPLAALTLCAPPRVALNIVNGRVIVDGGEVLGVELPALVERHDAHSRRMIGG; from the coding sequence ATGAACCCCACCCGCACCGTCCTGCGCCGCATCCACGCCCTGATTCCCATGACCGGCGAACGCCTGTCGCCCACGCCGCCGCTGTCCGACGCCGCCCTGGTATTGGAGGGCCAGCAGATCGTCTGGGTGGGGCTGGATTCGCAGTTGCCCGCTGAACTGCTGGGCGGCGCGACCGTGCGTGACCTGAGCGGCCACGTCGTCCTGCCCGGTCTGGTCAACACCCACCACCACCTGTACCAGACGCTCACCCGCTGTCTGGCGGTGGATTCCGGGCTGTTCGACTGGCTCAAGACCCTGTACCCCATCTGGCTGAACCTGACCCCCGAGGCCGCCTACGACAGCGCCCAACTGGGGCTGGCGGAACTGGCACTGAGCGGCTGCACCACGTCCTCGGATCACCTGTACCTGTACCCCAACGGCGTGACGCTGGACGACACCATCCGCGCGGCGGGTGACCTGGGCCTGCGCTTTCATGCCACGCGCGGCAGCATGAGCCTGGGCGAGTCCCAGGGCGGCCTGCCGCCAGACCGCGCGGTGGAGCGCGAGGACGCCATCCTGGCCGATTCGGCGCGGCTGATCGACACCTTCCACGATCCGGCCCGCCTTGCCATGACGCGCATTGCCCTGGCCCCCTGCTCGCCGTTCTCGGTGACCGGTGACCTGATGCGGGAGAGTGCCGTGCTGGCCCGCGAGAAAGGGGTGATGCTGCACACCCATCTGGCCGAGACCGCCGACGAGGACGCCTTCTGCCTGTCCAAGTTCGGCCTGCGCCCGCTGGACTACGCCGAGTCGCTGGGCTGGACGGGGCCGGACGTGTGGTTCGCTCACGGCGTGCATTTCAGCGCGGGGGATGCCGTGCGCTTGGGCGCCTGCGGCTGCGGCGTGGCGCACTGCCCCAGCAGCAACATGCGGCTGGCCAGCGGCATTGCGCCCACCCGCACGCTGCTGGAGGCCGGGGTGCGGGTGGCGCTGGGCGTGGACGGCAGCGCCAGCAACGACGGCTCGCACCTGCTGGCCGAGGCGCGGCAGGCGCTGCTGAGTTCGCGGGTGCGCGGCGTGCCGGGACAGGCTCCCAACGCAGCAGACGCCCTGACCGCCCACGACGCGCTGTGGCTGGCGACACGCGGCGGGGCGTCGGTGCTGAACCTGGACGACATCGGGCAGCTCGCGCCGGGCTTCGCCGCCGACGTGATCGCCATTGACCTGCGCGATCTGGGGTATTCGGGGGCACGGCACGATCCGCTGGCCGCCCTGACCCTGTGCGCGCCGCCGCGTGTGGCCCTGAACATCGTGAACGGGCGCGTGATCGTGGATGGGGGAGAGGTGCTGGGCGTGGAACTGCCCGCGCTGGTGGAGCGCCACGACGCCCACAGCCGCCGGATGATCGGAGGTTAA
- a CDS encoding peptidylprolyl isomerase translates to MNPTRPAALVLSAALLMLVACAPATQAQTPPPPVPPAPTFTPVKPLSEQPVRTFEKAAQVVDPAKIYRAVLKTEKGDITVELNAKAAPKAVNNFVFLALNHFYDGTRFHRVIDGFMAQGGDPLSADPAQKSSWGTGGPGYSFSAEPANGLKFDAAGVLGMARAASLDSQGSQFFITVAPADFLSGQYTVFGRVIAGQDVLDQLTRNDDGRGPVVGKAADELKSVEILVSGGS, encoded by the coding sequence ATGAACCCCACCAGACCCGCCGCCCTGGTCCTGTCCGCCGCGTTGCTGATGCTGGTGGCCTGCGCCCCGGCCACCCAGGCCCAGACCCCGCCGCCCCCGGTCCCCCCCGCACCCACCTTCACCCCCGTCAAGCCGCTGAGCGAGCAGCCGGTCCGGACCTTCGAGAAGGCCGCGCAGGTCGTCGATCCGGCCAAGATCTACCGCGCCGTGCTGAAGACTGAAAAGGGCGACATCACCGTGGAACTGAACGCCAAGGCCGCGCCCAAGGCGGTCAACAACTTCGTGTTCCTGGCGCTGAACCACTTCTACGACGGCACGCGGTTTCACCGGGTGATCGACGGCTTCATGGCGCAGGGCGGCGATCCACTGAGCGCAGACCCGGCGCAGAAGAGCAGCTGGGGCACCGGCGGCCCCGGCTACAGCTTCTCGGCGGAACCGGCCAACGGGCTGAAGTTCGACGCGGCGGGCGTGCTGGGCATGGCGCGGGCCGCCAGCCTGGATTCGCAGGGCAGCCAGTTTTTCATCACCGTGGCCCCCGCCGACTTCCTGAGCGGGCAGTACACGGTCTTTGGCCGGGTCATCGCGGGCCAGGATGTGCTGGACCAACTGACCCGCAACGACGACGGTCGGGGTCCGGTTGTCGGGAAAGCGGCAGACGAACTCAAGAGCGTGGAGATTCTGGTGTCCGGCGGCAGCTGA
- the hisD gene encoding histidinol dehydrogenase gives MQVLEGPAARAALTRSFNEIPVPGSVLARIETMFGEALTPQQVVERILADVRARGDDALRDWTERLDGSRPEALAVSDAELAAATVEPELHDAIRLAIARVRAFYMQQPAHGFLNHGPDGALGQLVRPLGRVGVYVPGGLAPLISTLIHTAVPAGVAGVPDIVVATPPGKGGQINPAILVAARELGITEVYRVGGAQAIGALAYGTPSIGAVDKIAGPGNLFVVIAKRLVYGQTGIESLPGPTETLVLADDSADARHVAADLLAQAEHLGAEPVLVSTSRELLIQVQAELSGQLEALPEPNRGWARDSVASRMKVVLAATVDEGLELSNLYAPEHLCLLTRDPWSLLGRVQRAGGVFIGEYSMEALGDYVAGPSHVMPTGGTARFASPVNVRDFQNIISVVGVNQATLRRIGPAGATLARAEGLEAHARAIESRLGEG, from the coding sequence ATGCAAGTTCTCGAAGGCCCCGCCGCCCGCGCCGCCCTGACCCGCAGCTTCAACGAGATTCCCGTGCCCGGCAGCGTGCTGGCCCGCATCGAAACGATGTTTGGCGAGGCGCTGACCCCCCAGCAGGTTGTCGAACGCATCCTGGCCGACGTGCGGGCGCGCGGCGACGACGCCCTGCGCGACTGGACCGAGCGGCTGGACGGCTCGCGCCCGGAGGCGCTGGCCGTGAGCGACGCCGAGCTTGCGGCGGCCACGGTGGAACCGGAGCTTCACGACGCCATTCGCCTCGCCATTGCCCGTGTGCGCGCCTTCTATATGCAGCAGCCCGCGCACGGCTTTCTGAACCACGGCCCGGATGGAGCGCTGGGGCAACTGGTGCGCCCGCTGGGCCGGGTGGGCGTGTACGTGCCGGGGGGGCTCGCGCCGCTGATCAGCACGCTGATTCACACGGCGGTTCCGGCGGGGGTGGCGGGCGTGCCGGACATCGTGGTGGCGACGCCGCCGGGCAAGGGCGGGCAGATCAACCCGGCGATTCTGGTGGCCGCCCGCGAACTGGGCATCACCGAGGTCTACCGGGTGGGCGGCGCGCAGGCCATTGGGGCGCTGGCCTACGGCACCCCCAGCATCGGCGCGGTGGACAAGATCGCCGGGCCGGGCAACCTGTTCGTGGTGATCGCCAAACGGCTGGTCTACGGACAGACCGGCATCGAGAGCCTGCCGGGGCCGACCGAGACGCTGGTGCTGGCCGACGACAGCGCCGACGCCCGCCATGTCGCCGCCGACCTGCTGGCCCAGGCCGAGCACCTGGGCGCGGAGCCGGTGCTGGTCTCGACCAGCCGGGAGTTGCTGATTCAGGTGCAGGCCGAACTCAGCGGTCAACTGGAAGCGCTGCCCGAACCCAACCGGGGCTGGGCGCGCGACAGCGTCGCCAGCCGCATGAAAGTCGTGCTGGCCGCTACTGTGGACGAGGGGCTGGAGCTGTCCAACCTGTACGCCCCCGAACACCTGTGCCTGCTGACCCGCGATCCGTGGAGCCTGCTGGGCCGGGTGCAGCGCGCGGGCGGCGTCTTTATCGGCGAGTACAGCATGGAGGCTTTGGGCGATTACGTCGCCGGCCCCAGCCACGTGATGCCCACCGGCGGCACCGCCCGCTTTGCCAGCCCGGTCAACGTGCGCGACTTCCAGAACATCATCAGCGTGGTGGGCGTGAACCAGGCCACCCTGCGCCGCATCGGGCCAGCCGGGGCCACCCTGGCGCGGGCCGAGGGACTCGAAGCCCACGCGCGGGCGATTGAAAGCCGGCTGGGCGAGGGTTAA